The sequence CCGTCCCAGAAGCAAAGACCGCGACCTTCATGCACCAATGCCCCCAATCACCGTTCCTTCTGTTGGCGTTACGCGCCCAATAATATAGGCGTCTTCCCCATTAGCTTCAAGAGTGGCGAGCGCTTGTTGGTGTTTGTCCTCAGGTACAGCGAGCACCATGCCAATGCCCATGTTAAACGTATGAAACAAATCCTGTTCAGATAGGCCGCCTTGCTCTTGGATCAATGAAAAAATCGGCGGTATCGGCCATGAACCGTAGTCAATATGAATGCCTACGCCTTTTGGCAGCATGCGGGGAATGTTTTCGTAAAAGCCGCCTCCTGTAATATGGGCTGCACCAGCAAGCAACCCTTGTTTGAGGCAGGCAAGCAACGGTTTTACGTAAATTTTTGTCGGCGTCAAAAGCTCTTCTCCAAGCGTCTTGCCAAGTGTGGCACATTCCGTTTGCAACGTCAGGCCTGCATCTTGCAACAATACTTTGCGGACAAGGGAAAAGCCATTGCTATGAAGGCCGCTTGATGGGAGCCCAATCAGGACATCGCCTGCTTGAATATGTTCGCCTGTCAGCAAGTCTTTTTTCTCAACTGCCCCGACTGAAAAACCGGCCAAATCATACTCATCTTCCCCGTACATGCCAGGCATCTCCGCCGTCTCCCCGCCAATAAGGGCACAGCCTGCAATTTCACAACCATCGGCGACACCCTTGACAATCGCTTCAATTTTTTCTGGCACTGCTTTTCCACAAGCTAGATAATCCAAAAAATAGAGCGGTTCAGCTCCCTGTACGACAATGTCGTTGACACACATGGCGACTGCATCTTGGCCGATTGTGTCATGCTTGTTTGCCATAAACGCAATCATTAGCTTCGTGCCAACGCCGTCTGTCCCTGATACAAGGACAGGCTCCTTTAACCCTAACGATGAAAGGTCAAAATTGCCGCCAAATCCACCTAGACCGCCAAGTACGCCTTTTCTTGCTGTTCGTTCCACATGCCGTTTCATTCGGTTTACTGCTTCGTAACCAGCTTCAATATCGACCCCTGCTTGTTTATATGCGTTTGACACGAATGCTCTCCTCCGATTCTTTGCTATACTTTCGCGTGCGGATGCACGGTGTCGGCATAAATCTCCGTTGGGTATTCGCCTGTAAAGCAGGCAAGGCATTGCCCGCAATTATGCATGGCTTCAGAACGGCCAATCCCTGCTTTTAAGCCTTCAGTCGACAAAAAAGCAAGTGAATCAGCACCCATGATTTTCCGCATTTCTTCAATTGAGTGGTTGGAAGCAATTAATTCTTCCGTCGTTGACGTATCAATTCCGTAAAAGCACGGATGTTTAATCGGTGGCGATGAAATGCGGACATGGACTTCAGCTGCCCCTGCATCACGAAGCATATGGACAATGCGGCGGCTCGTCG is a genomic window of Shouchella clausii containing:
- the purM gene encoding phosphoribosylformylglycinamidine cyclo-ligase — its product is MSNAYKQAGVDIEAGYEAVNRMKRHVERTARKGVLGGLGGFGGNFDLSSLGLKEPVLVSGTDGVGTKLMIAFMANKHDTIGQDAVAMCVNDIVVQGAEPLYFLDYLACGKAVPEKIEAIVKGVADGCEIAGCALIGGETAEMPGMYGEDEYDLAGFSVGAVEKKDLLTGEHIQAGDVLIGLPSSGLHSNGFSLVRKVLLQDAGLTLQTECATLGKTLGEELLTPTKIYVKPLLACLKQGLLAGAAHITGGGFYENIPRMLPKGVGIHIDYGSWPIPPIFSLIQEQGGLSEQDLFHTFNMGIGMVLAVPEDKHQQALATLEANGEDAYIIGRVTPTEGTVIGGIGA